A single genomic interval of Saccharospirillum mangrovi harbors:
- the deoC gene encoding deoxyribose-phosphate aldolase, with protein MTDLAQQARQTLTLMDLTSLNDSDTDAVITQLCDAARTDFGSPAAVCVYPAFIATARKALAQSGLTVVRVATVTNFPDGSTNIDRAVRETRDAVAAGAHEVDVVLPYRALMAGDSDTPAELVRACKAACGNAVQLKVIIESGELKSADLIRQASDISIAAGADFIKTSTGKVAVNATLEAADIMLNAIADSGKDVGFKAAGGIRTTAEAAQYLALAERIFGADWITPEHFRFGASSLLNDVLATLNGTAPSTSSSGY; from the coding sequence ATGACAGACCTTGCCCAACAAGCCCGTCAGACGTTAACGCTGATGGACCTGACCAGTCTGAACGACAGCGACACCGACGCCGTTATCACCCAATTGTGCGACGCCGCCCGCACCGACTTCGGCAGCCCGGCTGCTGTTTGCGTGTATCCGGCTTTTATTGCCACCGCGCGCAAAGCGCTGGCGCAGTCGGGCCTGACCGTGGTCCGTGTCGCCACCGTCACCAACTTCCCCGATGGCAGCACCAACATCGACCGCGCCGTGCGTGAAACGCGCGACGCCGTAGCCGCCGGTGCACACGAAGTCGATGTGGTGTTGCCCTACCGCGCCTTGATGGCTGGCGACAGCGACACCCCGGCCGAACTGGTGCGTGCCTGCAAAGCCGCCTGCGGCAACGCTGTGCAACTGAAAGTCATCATTGAAAGCGGCGAATTGAAGAGCGCGGATCTGATTCGTCAGGCGAGCGACATCAGCATCGCCGCCGGCGCCGACTTCATTAAAACCAGCACCGGCAAAGTGGCGGTCAACGCCACGCTGGAAGCGGCTGACATCATGCTGAACGCCATTGCTGACAGCGGCAAAGACGTCGGTTTCAAAGCCGCCGGTGGCATTCGCACCACCGCCGAAGCGGCGCAATATCTGGCGCTGGCCGAACGCATTTTCGGCGCCGACTGGATAACGCCCGAGCATTTCCGTTTCGGCGCATCCAGCTTGCTCAACGATGTCCTGGCGACGCTGAACGGCACTGCGCCGTCAACGTCTTCGAGCGGTTACTGA
- the rlmB gene encoding 23S rRNA (guanosine(2251)-2'-O)-methyltransferase RlmB — protein MSDVQWVYGLHACQSALQNQADRVRELVLLKGRQDKRIQAVLDEARAAGIKFRWLERDAFERLVHQQQLGDARHQGVLVQMLAAPVLDEGGLEQLLDGLNKPALLLVLDGVTDPHNIGACLRSADAAGADAVIVPKDKSASLTPTAVKIASGAADTVPFVVVTNLARTLEQLKKRGIWIQGAAGEATASIYQSDFAAPTALVLGAEGTGLRRLTRDTCDGLFMIPMAGQVSSLNVSVAAGISLFEAVRQRLAR, from the coding sequence ATGTCTGACGTTCAATGGGTTTACGGCCTGCACGCTTGCCAAAGCGCGTTGCAGAATCAGGCCGATCGGGTGCGCGAACTGGTGTTGCTGAAAGGCCGCCAGGACAAACGCATTCAGGCGGTGCTCGATGAAGCGCGCGCCGCTGGCATCAAATTCCGTTGGCTGGAACGCGACGCCTTCGAGCGGCTGGTGCATCAACAACAGTTGGGCGACGCACGCCATCAGGGCGTGCTGGTGCAAATGCTGGCCGCGCCCGTGCTGGACGAAGGCGGGCTGGAGCAATTGCTGGACGGCCTCAACAAGCCGGCGTTATTGCTGGTGCTTGATGGCGTCACCGACCCGCACAACATTGGCGCCTGTCTGCGTTCAGCCGATGCCGCCGGCGCCGATGCCGTCATCGTGCCGAAAGACAAATCCGCCAGCCTGACGCCGACGGCGGTCAAAATTGCCAGTGGCGCGGCCGATACCGTGCCGTTCGTGGTCGTCACCAATCTGGCGCGCACGCTGGAGCAATTGAAAAAGCGCGGTATCTGGATACAGGGTGCCGCCGGTGAAGCCACGGCCTCAATCTACCAAAGCGATTTCGCCGCCCCGACCGCCTTAGTCCTCGGTGCCGAAGGCACCGGCTTACGGCGGTTAACGCGCGACACCTGCGATGGCTTGTTCATGATTCCCATGGCCGGCCAGGTCAGCAGTCTGAATGTGTCGGTGGCCGCTGGCATCAGCCTGTTCGAAGCCGTTCGTCAGCGTCTGGCGCGCTGA
- the deoA gene encoding thymidine phosphorylase, which produces MPLPQEIIRRKRDGQTLSDDDIRWFVRGIKDESISEGQVGAFAMAVYFNGLTLAERVALTTAMRDSGTVLRWDLPGPVLDKHSTGGVGDVVSLMLGPMVAACGGYVPMISGRGLGHTGGTLDKLDSIPGYNPFPSNTVLEQTVRELGVAIIGQTGDLAPADRRFYGIRDVTATVESIDLITASILSKKLAEGLDALVMDVKVGSGAFMPTAELSEQLAQSIVAVAEGAGVRTTALLTDMNQVLARSAGNAVEVREAVEYLTGGPRDAALHEVTLALGAEMLLSGGLADSLDDARARLQQSLDNGQAAERFAKMIAALGGPVDFLEKADETLPVAPIIQTIKAPQSGYVQPLTVRDIGLAVVALGGGRTRADQRIDAAVGLTDIVKPGTYIEAGEPLAVAHLRSEAQFAELQQRLIAAMPIADRPADALSVIHQRLAH; this is translated from the coding sequence ATGCCGCTGCCGCAGGAAATCATCCGCCGTAAACGCGACGGCCAGACGCTGAGCGACGACGACATTCGCTGGTTCGTGCGCGGCATCAAGGACGAATCAATCAGCGAAGGCCAGGTGGGTGCCTTTGCGATGGCGGTCTATTTCAACGGCCTGACGCTGGCCGAACGCGTCGCCCTGACCACCGCCATGCGCGATTCCGGCACGGTGTTGCGCTGGGATTTACCCGGCCCGGTGCTGGACAAACATTCCACTGGCGGCGTCGGCGATGTCGTCAGTTTAATGCTCGGCCCGATGGTCGCTGCCTGCGGCGGCTACGTGCCGATGATTTCCGGCCGTGGCCTCGGCCACACCGGCGGCACACTCGATAAACTGGACAGCATTCCCGGCTACAACCCCTTCCCGTCCAACACCGTGCTCGAACAAACCGTGCGCGAGCTGGGCGTGGCGATAATCGGCCAGACCGGCGATCTGGCCCCGGCCGACCGGCGCTTTTATGGCATCCGCGATGTCACCGCCACGGTGGAAAGCATCGATCTGATTACCGCCTCGATTCTGTCGAAAAAACTCGCCGAGGGTTTGGATGCGTTGGTGATGGACGTCAAAGTCGGCAGTGGCGCTTTTATGCCGACTGCCGAACTGAGCGAGCAACTGGCGCAGAGCATCGTCGCTGTGGCCGAAGGCGCGGGCGTACGCACCACCGCCTTGTTGACCGACATGAATCAGGTATTGGCGCGCTCAGCCGGTAATGCCGTGGAAGTGCGCGAAGCGGTCGAGTATTTAACCGGCGGCCCGCGCGATGCTGCTTTGCACGAAGTCACGCTGGCGCTGGGCGCGGAAATGCTGCTCAGCGGTGGGCTGGCGGATTCGCTGGACGACGCACGCGCCCGCTTGCAGCAATCGCTCGATAACGGCCAGGCCGCCGAACGCTTCGCCAAGATGATTGCGGCGCTCGGCGGGCCGGTGGATTTTCTGGAAAAAGCCGATGAAACTCTGCCCGTCGCCCCCATCATCCAGACCATCAAGGCACCGCAGTCCGGCTATGTTCAACCGCTGACGGTGCGCGATATCGGCCTGGCGGTGGTGGCTTTGGGCGGCGGCCGCACCCGTGCCGATCAACGCATCGATGCCGCCGTGGGTCTGACTGACATCGTCAAACCCGGTACTTATATTGAAGCGGGCGAACCGTTAGCGGTCGCCCATTTGCGCAGCGAGGCGCAATTCGCCGAACTGCAACAGCGGCTGATCGCCGCCATGCCGATTGCGGATCGGCCGGCTGACGCTCTGAGCGTTATCCATCAACGACTCGCGCACTGA
- a CDS encoding phosphopentomutase: protein MTRAIVLVLDSFGIGASADADRFGDVGANTLGHIAQWCAEGKADKGRAGPLTLPNLTRLGLIQAATDSAGGQVPAGMQTGAAFSGSFGYARELSSGKDTPSGHWEIAGVPVLYDWGYFTDEDHSFPQSLLDDLIERCQLPGVLGNCHASGTDIIKQLGEEHCATGKPIVYTSADSVFQIACHEETFGLDRLMEVCEVARELVDEYNIGRVIARPFVGDSADTFVRTGNRRDLAVPPPSPTVLQKLTETGGEVISIGKIADIYAHTGISRKIKATGLDALFDATLNEVEAAPERSLVFTNFVDFDSSYGHRRDVAGYAAALERFDQRLPELLASMRDDDILVMTADHGCDPTWPGTDHTREHIPVLVYGKNLQAVNLGERGTFADIGQTLADYFQLPAMDYGTSFLDRLVA from the coding sequence ATGACACGCGCCATCGTTCTGGTTCTGGATTCATTTGGCATTGGCGCCAGCGCCGATGCCGACCGCTTCGGCGATGTCGGCGCCAACACCCTGGGCCATATCGCCCAATGGTGCGCCGAAGGCAAAGCCGACAAAGGCCGCGCCGGCCCGCTAACGTTGCCCAATCTGACCCGGCTGGGTTTGATTCAGGCCGCGACCGACAGCGCCGGCGGCCAGGTGCCGGCTGGCATGCAAACCGGCGCCGCTTTCAGTGGCAGCTTTGGTTACGCACGGGAGTTGTCGAGCGGTAAAGACACACCCAGCGGCCACTGGGAAATCGCCGGCGTGCCGGTGCTGTACGACTGGGGTTACTTCACAGACGAAGACCATTCTTTCCCGCAGTCGCTGCTGGACGATCTGATCGAACGTTGCCAACTGCCTGGCGTGCTGGGCAACTGCCACGCCTCGGGCACCGACATCATCAAACAGTTGGGCGAAGAGCATTGCGCCACCGGCAAACCCATCGTCTACACCTCGGCCGACAGCGTGTTTCAAATTGCCTGCCACGAAGAAACCTTCGGTTTGGATCGGTTGATGGAAGTGTGCGAAGTGGCGCGCGAACTGGTCGATGAATACAACATCGGCCGCGTTATCGCCCGCCCGTTCGTTGGCGACAGCGCCGACACCTTCGTCCGCACCGGCAACCGCCGCGATCTGGCGGTACCGCCGCCGAGCCCGACCGTGCTGCAAAAGCTGACCGAAACCGGCGGCGAAGTGATTTCCATCGGCAAGATTGCCGACATCTACGCCCACACCGGCATCAGCCGCAAAATCAAAGCCACCGGTTTGGATGCGTTGTTCGACGCAACCTTGAACGAAGTCGAAGCCGCGCCGGAACGCAGCCTGGTGTTCACTAACTTCGTCGATTTCGATTCGTCTTACGGCCACCGCCGCGATGTCGCCGGTTACGCCGCGGCGCTGGAACGCTTCGACCAGCGCCTGCCGGAGTTGCTGGCGTCCATGCGCGACGACGACATTCTGGTAATGACCGCCGACCACGGTTGCGACCCAACCTGGCCAGGCACCGACCACACCCGCGAACACATTCCGGTGCTGGTATACGGCAAGAACCTGCAAGCGGTGAATCTGGGCGAACGCGGCACCTTTGCCGACATCGGCCAGACGCTGGCGGACTATTTCCAACTGCCGGCCATGGACTATGGCACCAGCTTTCTGGATCGACTGGTGGCCTGA
- a CDS encoding alpha/beta fold hydrolase, with protein sequence MIDHIRTLTAGEGLQARYLILGDRQGGRLPLVYLGGAFQTCENVERTLRQIYAHRQVVIIEMPGFGDTPVVPRTVPTGTIAASVGLVVEHLDIGRFDLIGCSYGGLFALDVAARFPQSVRRIILAGTSPFPAATERGLWLCLNLLEHGENQAFAELFAQLAITLPNAAKRQLLRQRLLTMLADRDESVYERFRENTRRLLLMKSIPPFTDHPTLLLDGEADTFTDPAWMLAQERQFEQVEVELLPGCDHFFHIEDKVATARAIGDYLDRDLTQPVRRLA encoded by the coding sequence ATGATTGATCATATCCGCACTCTGACTGCAGGAGAGGGCCTTCAGGCCCGCTATCTGATTTTGGGCGACCGGCAGGGCGGTCGTTTGCCGCTGGTCTATCTGGGCGGTGCGTTTCAGACCTGCGAGAACGTCGAACGTACGTTGCGCCAGATCTACGCCCACCGCCAGGTGGTGATTATCGAGATGCCCGGCTTTGGCGATACGCCAGTAGTGCCGCGAACGGTGCCGACCGGCACCATAGCGGCGAGCGTCGGACTGGTGGTTGAGCACCTCGATATTGGCCGGTTCGATTTGATTGGTTGCAGCTACGGCGGCTTGTTTGCGCTCGATGTCGCCGCGCGTTTTCCGCAATCGGTCCGGCGCATCATTCTGGCCGGTACCAGCCCGTTCCCAGCGGCAACGGAGCGCGGCCTCTGGCTGTGCCTGAACCTGCTTGAACACGGCGAAAACCAGGCGTTTGCCGAACTGTTTGCGCAGTTGGCGATCACCTTGCCGAATGCGGCCAAGCGCCAATTGCTGCGCCAGCGCCTGTTGACCATGCTGGCCGACCGGGATGAGTCGGTGTACGAGCGTTTCCGGGAAAACACCCGGCGTTTACTGCTGATGAAGTCGATCCCGCCGTTTACCGACCATCCGACGCTGCTGCTCGATGGCGAGGCCGATACCTTTACCGATCCGGCCTGGATGTTGGCGCAGGAGAGGCAGTTTGAGCAGGTCGAGGTCGAGTTATTGCCCGGCTGTGACCACTTCTTCCACATCGAAGACAAGGTCGCCACAGCGCGGGCGATTGGCGATTATCTGGATCGCGATCTCACCCAGCCGGTGCGTCGCCTGGCCTGA